One Papaver somniferum cultivar HN1 chromosome 10, ASM357369v1, whole genome shotgun sequence genomic window carries:
- the LOC113316601 gene encoding cytochrome b561 and DOMON domain-containing protein At5g47530-like → MVNSLRPVLFLTLLVSLFISISAQTCTTYVFPRDNNQVNTDFTSCNDLPFLNSIIHWKYDSSTGRLNLAYRHTDIDSDRWIAWAINPTGIGMVGCQALVAYQKDGQMLAYTSPIPSYRTSLAQGDLSFKVSALSSSFRNREMTIFATIQLPINTSVINHVWQEGPVVNGKPGMHAMTAANRQSIGSLDLLSGNQSKSSGGGVAVDSRTKLKNVHGVLNVVAWGIMMPVGAIAARYLKVFNSMGAAWFYIHITTQTSAYIVGIAGWATGLVLGSKSPGIQLNAHKNIGITLFVLATLQVFALGLRPKPDHKYRFYWNIYHRLTGYVVIVLSVVNIFKGFDILEPEKKWKNLYIGALIGLAVVAVLLEAFTWYVVLKRKKAAGKSNHESNGHTGAINGNTFGGSTESVV, encoded by the exons ATGGTTAATTCACTTAGACCTGTTCTGTTTCTAACTCTTTTAGTTTCATTATTCATCTCAATTTCCGCTCAAACTTGTACAACATATGTGTTTCCAAGAGATAATAATCAAGTCAATACTGATTTCACTTCTTGTAATGATTTACCATTCTTGAATTCAATTATTCACTGGAAATATGATTCATCAACTGGGAGATTAAACCTCGCGTATCGACATACAGATATCGATTCAGATAGATGGATAGCTTGGGCTATTAATCCAACTGGAATAGGAATGGTAGGATGTCAAGCCCTTGTTGCATATCAAAAAGATGGGCAAATGCTTGCTTATACATCTCCGATCCCGTCCTATCGAACATCTCTAGCCCAAGGAGACTTATCTTTTAAAGTTTCTGCTTTGAGTTCAAGCTTTCGGAATAGGGAGATGACAATATTTGCAACTATACAACTGCCGATTAATACTAGTGTTATTAATCATGTTTGGCAAGAAGGTCCGGTTGTTAATGGTAAACCTGGTATGCATGCCATGACTGCGGCTAATAGACAATCTATAGGTTCTTTGGATTTGCTCTCTGGAAATCAATCTAAATCTTCCGGTGGTGGTGTCGCTGTTGATTCAAGAACGAAACTCAAGAAc GTTCATGGAGTATTAAATGTTGTTGCTTGGGGAATTATGATGCCTGTTGGAGCCATTGCTGCAAGGTATTTGAAGGTATTCAATTCAATGGGCGCAGCATGGTTTTACATACACATTACTACCCAAACTTCTGCTTACATTGTGGGAATTGCTGGATGGGCAACCGGTCTCGTGCTCGGTAGTAAATCTCCAGGCATTCAACTTAATGCCCACAAAAACATTGGGATTACTTTATTCGTTCTCGCCACACTTCAG GTTTTTGCTTTGGGTTTGAGGCCGAAGCCTGATCACAAATATCGATTCTACTGGAATATCTATCACCGTTTGACTGGATACGTAGTTATAGTACTCAGCGTCGTTAACATATTCAAAGGTTTTGATATTTTGGAGCCTGAGAAGAAATGGAAGAATCTATACATAGGCGCGCTTATAGGTTTGGCTGTTGTTGCGGTTCTGTTAGAAGCTTTTACATGGTACGTAGTTTTGAAGAGGAAGAAAGCTGCAGGGAAATCTAATCATGAATCAAATGGTCACACTGGTGCTATTAATGGAAACACATTCGGTGGTTCAACTGAATCGGTTGTGTAA